One region of Limnospira fusiformis SAG 85.79 genomic DNA includes:
- a CDS encoding pentapeptide repeat-containing protein, producing MTQSPKFVNNGEAISTQKFKAEYAEGRRDFSYTNLTQINLQGMSLCEIDLHCAVLYKANLEGVNLFKANLTGANCANANLSCANLSLTCLENANFAGGRLSQADLHGASALGCNFYKADLLGANLSQADLERANLSYANLRDADLSWANLSGTNLAQTNLQNTNLSWADLDIANPEHAQFKFTTLTGVRLPWGVYIVSHKKARKEEHY from the coding sequence ATGACTCAATCGCCAAAATTCGTAAATAACGGTGAAGCCATTTCCACTCAAAAGTTTAAAGCAGAATATGCGGAAGGGCGGCGAGATTTCAGTTATACCAACTTGACCCAAATTAACTTGCAGGGGATGAGTTTGTGTGAAATAGACTTGCATTGTGCTGTACTTTACAAAGCTAACTTAGAGGGAGTTAACCTTTTTAAAGCTAATTTGACGGGAGCGAATTGTGCGAATGCTAACTTGAGTTGCGCCAATTTAAGTTTAACCTGTCTTGAAAATGCGAACTTTGCGGGGGGGCGGCTGTCTCAGGCAGATTTGCACGGAGCCAGCGCTTTGGGATGCAATTTCTACAAGGCAGATTTGCTGGGCGCGAACTTGAGTCAAGCTGATTTAGAACGGGCGAATTTAAGTTATGCTAATCTCAGGGATGCGGATTTGAGTTGGGCGAATCTCAGTGGTACAAATTTAGCACAGACGAACTTACAAAATACCAATTTGAGTTGGGCAGATTTGGATATTGCTAACCCGGAACACGCTCAGTTCAAGTTCACGACTCTAACAGGAGTTCGTCTGCCCTGGGGAGTCTATATTGTTAGTCATAAAAAGGCGAGAAAGGAAGAACATTATTAA